AGCATTATATTAAACTAGTAATTTTGAGAAATAAAAACCAGACAGAAATCGAAATCGAGAACGGTTAACCGAATCGAAAAAAATTGTTCAGGACAATTTGGTTAAAGTTAATAGATACAAACAAAACCGATATATACGGTTTGataatagtttttaaaaaaaacgagccgaaccgaaccgaaccgaaccgtgcaCACCCTTAATTAGACTTTTTTATATCTCCTTCTATATATTAAAAGAGGACTAGGGGCAAATTGAGCCATTTTAATGGCTATCAACTTACAAATTGGCCCTTTTATGttggaaaattataaaaatgtcaTCCTCATATAATTTATGTTAAAAATAGGTATAGCATTATATCTACTAAGATTTGAACCCAAGACAAATTTGTCCCTTTGTGttggaaaattataaaaatatcatCCTTATATAGTTTATGTTAAAAATAGGTATAGCATTGTATCCACTAAGATTTGAACCCCAAACCTCCTACTCAAACATTTCATATCACTACAATTATGCTACATAACTTCTTGagttaaatttaaaattcttattagATAAATCACATCCTCTCTTTTTATCGGATTcgtttttattactttaatttttgagtaaataaaatgttggtttatattatttaagtgcCTCATATTTGTTTCATTCAACTCATATTAATTTCCAATTTGTTTCACTCACTTCACATTTATAAATTCTCTTAATCAACCccgatttattttttatatatatgtatcaGGATGaggtatatattttttatatattattaaataaagttttattaaaaacagtatttaaaaaattataataattttcaattaatctataattttattgatctatttttttacattataatgtaatatttatttttaaattgtCATTCATTTACATTATAAATTAGttttaatatgatttgatattaaaaatatgagatattgtcagtttttttatatataatgaattgatagattgtttttatttaaacaaaaatactaaaaatataaattattatttttaattattcccCGCATCCTCGTGGGAATCCCCGTTCTGGCAAAGATCGGTAATGAAAAAATCACTGTTTCAGATTCAAGGTGTGTTCGGGGATCACAAGCGAGGGTAGTAATCCCCGACCCCGAAGTGACCCGATGCATATCCCTACAAAcaatttcaaatatttatttattatgatatagttttgatttttttattaattaggATCATATAACTTTCAATAAAAATCTAATCTCAAAATTTTCGGggtaatttaaaattaaattgtaCGATAAAAAATAACTCTCACCACTGAAGTTATCTAATACCGCTCTAATATTATGTATGAAAAGAAAAATAAGTAAGACAATCCAGTAAAAAATTGAAATAATCATTTATcgtattaaaaaaattatttcggTATTGATGAAGCTTGTTCGAGATAATATTTCTATATATATGAAGGCACGTGCCTCGCACGGGCTTTTACGCTAGTTCATCAATGAAAAGGGAAAAGTAAAAAAATAAAGACTTAATTGCACTGATGTGGCCCTGACTATTTTTTTAACAAGAAAATAGCGCATCTATTAAAATTATCAGTAAAGTGGCCCAACAAAAAATTTTTTGACACGCGATAGCATTCCGTGAACTATGTCTAACTCCCGTTACTTTTAGAGGGGTAAAGTTGTAAGAACATTATGTAACAGCTATATACTTACATACTGCTGTATATATACATCTCCAattacatttgaaacataccCTAAATGCTTTCATTAAATTAGTGTTCAGGTGCTAGTATTAGGCTGGGTTTTGTGAAAAATGGCATACCAATGTTACTATGGTCAATGGGAGGTGGAAAGAGTTGCACAGACAACTGCAAATCCCGGGCGAAGATTCATTGGATGTGTGCACGGAAGGCGTGGTTGTGGTTTTTTCCACTGGGTTGAAGGATGTCACTGTTGCAGGGGTCTTGAAATGGAAATTGAACAACTTAAATTAGAAAACAAAAGATGGAAACAAAGAGTTATTAGCTTAGtgttatgttttattttgtatttCTTTGTTTCACTGCCTAATGTAGAATAGATGTTAGGTTTATAATTGTCTTGTTATATATGATAATGTGATGGTAATATGCTATTGACATAGGTACTTTTGTGTACAGTTCTAACAGTTGATAAAGTAAGACTATAATTGTAAACATAACCAATGTTAAACAGAAGCTACATATATACATTACCAAAAGAAAAGTAGCCATTACATATAAGAGGATTAATAGATAGTTGCAATGTTTGTCATTGTTTGACAAACAATTAGTAACCAACCATTACACCTTCCAACTACCAAGTTACCACAACAAAAATAAGTAATAAACAACCAAAAGTTATGGCACATAAAAAACCCAGCTACCTGGCTATTTATCCTCTACTTTAAACTTAAAACAAAGGCAACGTTGGGTTCAAAATAGATGGTTGCAACCACAACGACCCCCATAATAGTCCCTATTCATTTCCTTTCCTTTTTCTTGGTGTAATTTTCTTGCTGTGGACATATTTCTGAAAGCCTGAAGTAGAGCTGCTTTGAGTGTCTTGTGGTGGATTGGTTTGTTATTGTTGGTGCTCCTCCATCATCTCTGGAATTGTCTGTTGATCCTGGTTTGTTTGCTGATTTTGGAATATGGAGATGGAAGAATAAGTCCCCCAATTCACAAGTGTTTAACATCATAAAGCTATGAAAGGTAAAGTATTACCTTTGATGGACATGTCCTGGAGTTGTGCCCAGAATTCTTGCAAGTTTTGCACACAACTGTTAGCCTAGCTATGATAGGAATACCACCAGCATCTGCAACCTTCTTCATCAAGTCATTTTTCTGTCCCATACATGAAAAAAGTTAGAATAAGTTGAAAATGAATGAAATGTAGTCTAATATTTGAGAAACAAAACCTAAAACTAAGAACCATACTTTTGCAGCACAAGTTCTTGCATTGTATCCTTGTGTTTTACAATATGTGCAGTTTATAATATTCCCCACTTTGCTCAGCTTAGTTGGATCTCTTGGAATGTCATTCTttgtagatcttttcttcttAGGTCTCTCTATAGGAGTCTTGACATTTGAAGGCCTTGGACGGGGCTCATTAGCCTTCTTTCAAAACTCAGGGCTTACTATTGGTTCCAAAGTGCAGTTGTATAGCTAAAATAGAAAAGATGGATTTAAAATAAAAAGTACCTCCAAATATGGATTCAAAATAAAAAGTAGCTCCAAATTATAAGTGCAAGTAATGTACCTGCATATACATATCCTTTGAGTAGCAGTTATGGATATGTCAATCCCAAGGCTCATTCTTTATGGCTATACATGCAACTGCATGGTAGCATGGGATTCATGTGAGATCCCACTTCCTACATGTGCATGTTCTCTTATTCAGATCAACTACCAACTCATGTCCACCTTCTGTATAAGTTACCAAATAAGATGTGCCCCCAGACCAGTTTACAACATAATTACCAGCAAAGTGGATAGCCCTAGCACAATGTTACCAAAatcataaaataacttagatCCCAATTTAAACACAATTAGAGTAATGCACTATAACAAAGGCACTTACTTGTTGAGTTTTTTCAATGCACTTGGACAAATGATAGTGTCCCTGCCAACCATCTTGTCTCTCTTCACTTGTATCCTTTTCATGACAGATTTATGAAGCTTTCTGAACATGGTTATGATTGGAAAGTCTCTAAATTTCCTTATGGAGCTGTTAAAAACTTCACAGTGATTGTTAACAAACATATCACTGTGAACCAATGTCATAAATGAGGATCTTGTCCATTGACTGAATGGCTTAGCCATTAGCCATTCATAGCATTTTAGAGCAatctatttataatcatacattGTAATGATGTTAATACTAGCTTATATTAACATACATTTGATACATACAGTTATTATATAAGTACCTCTTTCATCTTTGGCATGTGTAATTTGAGTTCCCACTCTGTTGAAACCCTTGCAGATTTCCATAACAGCTGCCTTAAAGCAATACCCTTGAAATCCTTATTCATGTTTTGGTACAAATGCATAACACAGAATCTGTGTTCTGCATTTGGTACCACTACTTCCAAGGCATTTATGAGGCCCTATAAACACACATCACAATTAGTCCAAACAATTCTGTGATAAACATAAGTAAAAGGTTTAAGGGAATTTGGAAAACCTTTTATCTGTCAGAGATAAATGTCCACTGTTGTTCATTATTTCCATCAATTTTTAAGTCCTAAGCCAGAAATTGCAAGAACCAGGTCCAGGACTCTGTAGTTTCTGATTCAACAAATGCCCAGGCAATTGGGTACATGCCATCATTGGAATCTACCCCAACTGCTGCCAACAGCTGCCCACCAAAAGGACCCTTGAGATGGCATCCATCAAGCCCTACAAGATGTCTACAGAACTGGGTAAATGCATACTTCAAAGGGCCCATGCACACATACATCCTCATGAATCTCCCACTTTCAGTCTCTGGCTCTGGATCTTTAAATAAAATCTTCACTATGCTATCTGGGAGTACTCTTTTCACTTCATAAGCATAATCCCACACTTGATCAAACTGTGCAGAATGAGTGCCATTAATCTTCATGAGTGCTCTTATTTTGGCTCTATACACAACATACTTGGAAATATTACATTTCAGATCATTGAAAATCTTCTTATGAAATGTAGCCACATGCCA
The sequence above is drawn from the Apium graveolens cultivar Ventura chromosome 2, ASM990537v1, whole genome shotgun sequence genome and encodes:
- the LOC141698620 gene encoding uncharacterized protein LOC141698620; the protein is MERPVFELGMIFKSSQIFRKTVRIHVILDTRPIQLVKNFGKKVKYVCEKPCEWRVYASPMKKTTSYQIETILNKHSCMPTFNQLQINSTWIAEYYEKEIGMNPTWHVATFHKKIFNDLKCNISKYVVYRAKIRALMKINGTHSAQFDQVWDYAYEVKRVLPDSIVKILFKDPEPETESGRFMRMYVCMGPLKYAFTQFCRHLVGLDGCHLKGPFGGQLLAAVGVDSNDGMYPIAWAFVESETTESWTWFLQFLA